The Candidatus Binatia bacterium sequence GGAGCGAAAAGCTCTCGAAGGTCCCCCTGCCCCCGGACCCCTGCTTGGGCAAGATCGCCCTAGCCATCGACCGGGCCCTGGCCTCCGAGAACCGCCTGAAGGCCGAGGGGGCGTCCCAAGCCCTCGTGGATCGCCTGAGTCGGCGTCTGTCGATGCCGAGCGCGACGATCCGGGTGCAGGGCCGGCGACCGCCCGATGGAGAAGGCGAGCTCCACGGCATCTACCGACCGGCCGAGGGCACCGAGCAGGATCAGATCAGCGTCTGGATGCGGACCGCAAAGCGAGCGGACGTCGTGGCCACGCGGACGTTCCTGCGCACCCTCCTGCACGAGGTGGGCCATCACCTCGACATGCGGCTGCTCGATCTGCCGAACTCGTATCACTCCAGAGGCTTCTACCAGCGCGAGGCATACCTCTTTCGGATCATCACGAAGGGTACGGCGCTCGCGCCGGGAGGGACGGCCGAATCACCGCGAGAGCCTGCTGTGCCGCCGCCCCAAGTCGATGTGCAGCGCGGACTCGCGCTGCTCCGCGCGACCGTCGACAAGATCGAGGGCCGCTCGCAAAAGGAAGAGTCCTAGAACTCTTCCCCTTCTTCTTCGTCGACGAGCCGCACGGCTTCGAGAAGGCCGGGCGGAAGATCGTCGAGGAAGCGAGACACCCGTGAAGGAACCGGGCCCAACTGCCGGTCGTGCACGAGAGTCGGGTAGCTCAAGTGGAGATGGTTCCGCGCACGCGTGCAGGCGACGTACATGAGGCGCCGCTCCTCCTCGATGTCTTCGTCCTCGACCGAGTACTGCGAGGGGAAACGACCCTCGAGTGCGGAGATGACGAAGACGGCATCCCACTCGAGCCCCTTTGCCGAGTGCACTGTCGAGAGCGTGAGCTGCTCATCCTCACCGGCGTCCACGGCCATCACGTCGCCAACCGAGTCGTTCGGCGGCTCGAGCGCCACGTCGGTCAGGAGCTCCGAGAGGTCCTGGAAGCGCTCCGAAAGAACGACGAACTGTTCGAGATCCCTCATCCGCTTGGGCGCGTCGTCGCGATGAACCCGCTCCAGTGTGCCGCGGTACTGATCCACCACGGCCTGAACCAACTCCGCGGGCCCGTGCCGCTGCGGATCGAGGCCGGCGAAGAATACGCCCAGCTGCCGTAGCGCGTCCCCGACGCGACGACGAATCACCGGCCCGCTCGGCGGGTCGGCGAGTGCGCCCGGCCCCCGCCCTCCTTCGAGGAGCCAATCCACGACCGTCTCCGCCGCGCGCGGCCCCACGCCTTCGAGCAGCAACAGAAGACGGTGCCACGACACGACGTCACGCGGGTTGTCCAGCACCCGAAGGTGGGCCACCACGTCCTTCACGTGCGCGGTCTCGACGAACCGGAAGCCGCCTCGCTTCACGAACGGCACACCCGAACGGGCCAGCTCGAGTTCCAGGTCGAAGGAATGGAACGACGAGCGGAACAGGACCGCCATATCGGAGAGAGAGACACCCTCCTCCCGCAACTCGAGAAGGCGTTGGCGGACGAACAGGCTCTGCCAGCGCTCGTCCGGCGCGGGGATCAGAAGCGGGGTCGGACCGGGGCCGCGGCTCGTAAAGAGCGTCTTCGAGTACCGTTCGGTCGCCTTCTCGATCACGACGTTCGTCAGATCCAGGATCGCCTGACTCGAGCGGTAGTTCTCCTCGAGAGTGATGACCTGCGCGCCGGGAAAACGCTCCGGGAAGCGAAGCATGTTGCCGACGTCCGCCCCGCGGAAGCCGTAGATCGACTGCGCATCGTCGCCAACGGCCATCACGTTGCCGGTCGGGCCCACCATGCGCTCGACGATCTCTGCCTGCAGCGCATTGGTGTCCTGGTACTCGTCCACCATCACGTAGCGATAGACCGACCGGAGCCGCTCGCCGAAGTCGGGATGTTCCGCCAGCCGGTCGCGGAGCGAAAGCAGCAGGTCGTCGTAATCCAGGAGCTGGTGCTCCGTCTTGTAGGAGACGTACTGCTCGTGACAGCGGAGCATGTCCTCCACGTCGTCGAGAAGGTGAGCGTGATCCGTCTCGACCAGATCCTCGATCGTCACCCCTTTATTGGTGGCGGTACTGAAAATCCGCGCCAGGGTGCTCTTCCGCGGAAATCGGCGCTCCTTGCGATCCAGCCCGAGTCGCGTCCGCACCAGCTGAAGCGTGTCCTCCGAGTCGCTGCGGTCGAGGATGGTGAACTTCTCGGGCCACCCGAACAGGCCTCCGTA is a genomic window containing:
- a CDS encoding ATP-dependent helicase, which produces MATYTIKRGAGDPSRWQIDYRGELNEAQHRAATTLDGPVLVVAGAGSGKTRTLTYRVARLVEGGVPARSILLLTFTRRAASEMLRRAEGLLPGGELGAVTGGTFHSFSNTVLRRYGGLFGWPEKFTILDRSDSEDTLQLVRTRLGLDRKERRFPRKSTLARIFSTATNKGVTIEDLVETDHAHLLDDVEDMLRCHEQYVSYKTEHQLLDYDDLLLSLRDRLAEHPDFGERLRSVYRYVMVDEYQDTNALQAEIVERMVGPTGNVMAVGDDAQSIYGFRGADVGNMLRFPERFPGAQVITLEENYRSSQAILDLTNVVIEKATERYSKTLFTSRGPGPTPLLIPAPDERWQSLFVRQRLLELREEGVSLSDMAVLFRSSFHSFDLELELARSGVPFVKRGGFRFVETAHVKDVVAHLRVLDNPRDVVSWHRLLLLLEGVGPRAAETVVDWLLEGGRGPGALADPPSGPVIRRRVGDALRQLGVFFAGLDPQRHGPAELVQAVVDQYRGTLERVHRDDAPKRMRDLEQFVVLSERFQDLSELLTDVALEPPNDSVGDVMAVDAGEDEQLTLSTVHSAKGLEWDAVFVISALEGRFPSQYSVEDEDIEEERRLMYVACTRARNHLHLSYPTLVHDRQLGPVPSRVSRFLDDLPPGLLEAVRLVDEEEGEEF